A window of the Archocentrus centrarchus isolate MPI-CPG fArcCen1 chromosome 17, fArcCen1, whole genome shotgun sequence genome harbors these coding sequences:
- the tcea1 gene encoding transcription elongation factor A protein 1, protein MCGPGPPTCSCYRRFLFSGVVFVANFISRLRLINLDSTSSVTMGKKEEEEIIRIAKKIDKMAQKKNGAGALDLLKELRSVPMTLELLQSTRIGMSVNAIRKQSTDEEVTSLAKSLIKSWKKLLDEPGTGDKSSEEKRKEQTTPVVSPSQGSPEAKEESSSSSNSSSKSEPSEVAPNTLINTFPRAPSTSDSIRLKCREMLASALQTGDDYIAIGADCEELGAQIEECIFQEFKNTDMKYKNRVRSRISNLKDMKNPNLRRTVLCGSVTPERMAKMTAEEMASDELKEMRKNLTKEAVRDHQMATTGGTQTDLFTCGKCKGKSCTYTQVQTRSADEPMTTFVFCNQCGNRWKFC, encoded by the exons ATGTGCGGTCCCGGTCCGCCGACTTGCAGTTGCTACCGCCGCTTTCTGTTCAGTGGCGTGGTCTTTGTCGCAAATTTCATTTCTCGTTTGCGCCTAATTAATTTGGACTCTACCAGCTCGGTCACCATGGgcaaaaaggaagaagaggagatcATCAGAATTGCAAAGAAGATCGATAAAATGGCGCAGAAGAAAAACGGG GCTGGGGCTTTGGACCTCTTGAAGGAGCTGCGCAGTGTCCCCATGACTCTGGAGCTGCTTCAG TCTACCAGAATCGGGATGTCTGTTAATGCCATTCGTAAGCAAAGCACAGATGAGGAGGTGACATCCCTTGCCAAATCCCTGATCAAATCATGGAAGAAGCTTTTgg ATGAGCCAGGAACTGGAGATAAATCttcagaggagaagaggaaagaacaaACAACGCCTGTTGTCTCTCCTTCACAGGGAAGCCCAGAGGCAAAAGAAGAAAG CAGCTCTAGCAGCAATTCCAGTAGCAAGAGTGAACCCAGTGAAGTTGCTCCTAACACATTAATCAACACCTTTCCTCGTGCCCCAAGCACCTCTGACTCCATCAGGCTTAAGTGCAGAGAGATGCTAGCCAGTGCTCTGCAGACTGGAG ATGATTATATTGCTATTGGTGCTGATTGTGAGGAACTTGGAGCACAGATTGAAGAAT GCATCTTCCAAGAGTTTAAGAACACAGACATGAAATACAAGAACCGCGTGAGGAGCCGAATCTCAAATCTGAAGGATATGAAGAACCCAAATTTAAGGAGGACTGTACTGTGTGGGAGCGTAACCCCTGAGCGGATGGCTAAGATGACTGCAGAG gaaATGGCCAGTGATGAGCTGAAGGAAATGAGGAAGAATTTGACCAAAGAGGCTGTCAGGGACCACCAGATGGCCACCACGGGGGGCACTCAGACTGATCTATTTACCTGCGGCAAATGCAAGGGAAAGAGCTGCACCTACACACAG gtTCAAACTCGCAGTGCTGATGAGCCAATGACCACATTCGTCTTCTGCAATCAGTGTGGAAATAGATGGAAG TTCTGCTGA